Sequence from the Castanea sativa cultivar Marrone di Chiusa Pesio chromosome 12, ASM4071231v1 genome:
GTTGACtcgtttatgacccaaacctaTTAAGGCACAACCCTAACCCGCAAAAACCTGTGTTGGGTTCGTGTCGTATTCGCGGGTTGGGttgaacattgacacccctGACTGGAAGTAAGCCAAATAAActatttcatttaatttatatttaatcctTGCTTTATTGGCCACACTACGAATGTGAGTTGTACCCTAACTATcgtcttatataaaaaataaatccatcTATAAGACAAGGTATCTCACAATTTccttaacataaaaaaattctatggtCAACTAGATAAAAGATACGtaacatttaaaaattcaatggtcattttttttgattttgtgtgatTTACATGAACTTGTTACgtaaattagaattttaaatgaCTAGACTTAGTAAAACAATGAATATTTCTAAAACGTTTCAAAGTAAAACATTTGTTTCTTTAGAAAAATAACTTGTTTTACTTATGcgaatacattttttttaaataaagtttcAACATATGCTTATCATTAccttttatcatcaaaccaatacgccaatttgttttttgtgtagGTTGAGATTGAATCATAAATCTCttactcaacaacaaaaaactttattagttgagttaactagaactcACTTATGTGATAACGAATCTGTTTGATTaatagtttttagtgtttaaatacAGAAAACTatgggccaaaaaaaaaaagcgtttgTTAAGGATGTTTTTTACTGGAGGGTTTGAGTTATGTTGCCTAGTTTAGGATATTTAAATACTGAATTTAAAAAACTCCTCTTaccagttttcaattttcaaacaaCACTACTCAATGACACTTTTGTAAATATGTTGAAAACTATGAGGTACACTTGGTTAGATAACACATAAAgcttcatttttcaatttcaatcaGGGGACCCACTTGTTTAGTGCTTGTCAacttaaaacacacacacacacacacacacacacacacacatatcaaatacacaattatgtttttttcatgcattgaaatatgttatttgaaacatagtattaaatacattttttactttACGAATATCATAAACGTGtgttttacaacactttttaaatcacagttttcacattattttaaacaatgATAGTAGaaaactgttttgaaaatattttatgttgtttggtTTTACATGGataatcattaatatttttttcatatgcAACAATGGAAGTTTTCCTAAATGGcacaaaaaaagagaatttttgttacatatttttcaatttcaatcaaGGGGCCCACTTGTATTGTGCTTGTCagcttaaaaaaaacacacacacataccaaacACACAATCATGTTTTTTCGCACgctaaaatatgttatttgaaaCAAAGTactaaatacattttttactttatgaatacggagaaaatagtaaattggcaataatttccaaacaatataattactAGTTAttgtttacaaactatattttttactagcatctcaagtctaaaaaactcaattttgggcctaaaaatcgagtctttgatgGTCAATTTTcacgtctgatgtggcatttttttcacgTGAAAGCTACctgaaaatcaagtttctaagactcgatttaccaacaaaaaaattccAGCCTAAGTCTCTTAACATCCCTTCCCAAAAATAcacaacaaccaccaaaacTCACATCCCACGTCAAAATCCATCCACCACCATAGAAGTGGTTGAGCAAAACCCactgcacaaaaaaaaaaaaaaaaaaaaacccaaaacccaccgcacaaaaaaaaaaaaaaaaacccaactggGTCGCGCGACCTGGGCGTGCGCGGCCTGGGTCATGCGACCTAGGAGCGGCGGCCTGGGTCAGCTAGGTCGACGACCATTGTGCAGATCAGcgtggaggaggaagaaaggaTCATATGAATAGGTagtgaggaagaaagaagcagatggAGAGAGGTAGTGAGGAGAGAGATGTGAAACGCAGAAAAAATAAGGAGGAGGAAGGAGGAAAATAAGAaggggccaaaatgggcaattagccatagttgctgaagaatatagttagtaggtaTTGGTTCGAAAGTAAATATAAttctaacatctcgagtctaagaggGACGGTTTTGGGggccaaaatcgagtctcaaagactcgattttcatggtTTATCACGTCTGATCTGGCATTTTATCCACGTGGTATCCatctggaaatcgagtcttagagactcgatttacaaaccaaaaaaatttcaagaccctccccaaaaaaaaaaaaagaaatcccaAAAATCGCGACTTGGGTCGTGACTGGGTCGCGACCTGGGTCGCACCCTGGGTCGCTCGCCTGGGTCTCGCGGCCTGGGGTTGCGTCGCCTGGGTCGCGCTGCTGGGTCGGCGACGATGGGCCTGTGGTGGCTGAGCTTGTGCCGAAAGCAGATGAACAAATGCACAGAGGAAATGAAACTcagaaaaaagaaggagaaggaaaataagaaaaaacaagttTATAAATCGAGTGTTAgatactcgatttccaggtggagtccacgtgaaaaaaatgctacatcagACTTGATCCgaccatgaaaatcgagtctttgagactcgatttatagcccaaaatcgactctcttagactcgagatgttaataaaatatatagtttataaacagtacctactaattataatgtttaaaaattaatgttaaattcTCATTTTAGCCTAAGAAAGGTATAggatataaatcgagtcttagagactcgatttttaagTAGTTGCCACGTGAAAAAAAGCCACATCAAACAGAATTAGACCATAAAAATTGAccattaaagactcgatttataggcccaaaatcgagtcttttagactcgagatgctagtaaaaaaatataatttataaacctTAACTagtaattatattgtttggaaattattGCTAATTTCCTATTTTTGCCTATGAATACCATAAACGTGTGTTTTATAACACTTTTTAAATCACAgttttcacattattttaaacaacGATACTAGAAaacagttttgaaaatattttatgttgtttggtTTTACACGGataatcattaatattttctcGTATGCAACAATGGAAGTTTTCCTAAATGgcataaaaaaagagagataatttttgttacatatttatataatataacaaACATGTTAGTGCTTTTggtagttaaaaagaaaaaagaaaaataaagaaagaaaacatagTAATGCTTTTCCCTTGTCAGTCAAataagtgaaaatattttttggttaattttcaGCATTGcaaccaaatataaatatagaaaaaagagtcaattttctagaaaaaagtttttgggtaataacaaataaccaaccatgaaaaaatcaaaattcgtttctattttatttctatttttgataagttgatggtttttttcctttcttttttgagaaagattaTTTGTTTATCACTGACTTCAACTTCAAATAAATTCTCtttctctaaattaaaaaaaaaaaaatattcagaaatattcttttataaatgagttttctttttggttaaaaaaagaaaacaacagaTTCAACAGTGGTGTAAGTGCCAAgaaacactaacaaaaaaacaccaagaaacaaaaaaacaaaacaaaaaacagtgACGACTAAGACTTCAGACCTGAgaccatcattttttttttatctccagAGTACATATATGATTTTAGCGGCAAATCAAGAAAACCCTTCTCTTTTGATAAGGTAATATAATCTCTCTTTCTTGATCTCATCAAAATTTTTggttcatgttcatgttcatgttctgttcctttttctttttcttattttaaatgcCTTCTTTAACTCTTTATGCTTTACcttttttgtattgtacttaAGGATACCGAATCTGCTTCTGTTCATTTCTGTATATTTGGTTTGTTATGAAGAGGTTGTGTCAATATATGTCTTGTCTTTTGAGCCTATAAATTTGCATCAGCTTCTCGTTTCACCTTCTGGGTTGGCAGTGAAACCAATTTGATTGCtgccttttctttattttgagaaGTGGGTGttctttcattttgtttatacTTATGTTTCTGTGGTTACTTTCAAAGTGAATTCTATGGATTTCTTGATGTGGGTCTTGGACTTTAGGGCCTGTTTGCACTTTCTGGAACCTGGGTTTTGGTTAATACAATAATACTTCATAAtgggtttgttttttaattatagtTGTCTATCTACAGGGTCAAACCTATAATTGCCAATATGATTTGGGGGTTTATGctatatacttatatatttgGTTGTCAACTATGCTTGTATGAGGAATTTGGTATTTGCTTCATGTTTCTAATTGACCTACTTTATGAACATGGCTTGCTTTTAAATCCGAATAAGAACAATATCACTCATTGAGAAGTTGTTTATGTTGGTAAATGTAGGTTAATCAAGGGTGTgatatttgttttgtgtttataCATCAAGGTTAGTGTTATTGTCAGCatgatttgcataattttttcaTGTACAGTTCACTTCTTTAATGTTTGGTAACTAAACAAAAGCAGCTCCTAAAGGTTTCCCAGAATTTTTAGTTTGTGTAAATTTATCTCTAGCATCCTATTTCTTATCAGTTGAACCGTATTTTAGTTGTGCTGAATTTGTCTGGGTCATATATTCTGTGATCTGAATTCTGTTTATTTTGTGGAGTACTAGACTATTGGGATCCATGACCCAAGTAAATGAAGTAATTGTGAATTGTGTTGAGGCTTTGCTGAGTCAAGCTTAGTGTCTAACAGATTTATTTAGCTTTGAGCTTTCAAATGTCTTGATTATATGGACTAGAACAAATGCTTTACTGGATATAGTTGCCTATATGAGAATCTAACTTTGCTGCTGTTTAATCCATCAGAGATTGGTAACATAATGGCCGCATCAGAAGCAAGAGCAACAAGGCAGCAAACAGCTAACTATCGCTTTGCCCAAGAAGATTCCAGGAGAGCTCCAAATTTTTCTTGCTCCCCATCTTCTTCCTCAAAATCAGAATCTGATGTTTCACCTGATAGTGCTGCAAATGGACCTGATCATCCCTCCCCAATGCGCACACCTCATAAATCGTATTCTGATCCACCAACCAACATGAGGTGGTGGTTGAACCTGCAACCAAACTTTGGACACCCCAAAGATTTTACTCATGAACAGCTAAATGCCTTGGAGGCTGAGCTTGAAGTTTTAAGTTCTGGATTTGTTtataaaactacaaaaattaatGAGGATCATCAAACAAAGGAAGAAGTTGGTAATCAAACTGTTAAAGAAAACAATTCTTTTATGGAGAAACCTTGGGATTTTTCTGTCAGTTGTttgaataatgaaaataataCTGTAATGGGTGAAGTCAAGGATGTACTCAGTAATGATTCACAGAAAACTCTTAAGAAGAAAGACTTGGGGGAGTTCTGGTACTTAGATGACAAATTCATGGGCTTGGATTCTTTCAACTGCTTGGTCCATGAACAAGCTAAGAAGCTTTCTTCTGATCTGGGATCTGATTGGGTGGGAGCTGAGAAGACTGAAATCTGGTGGCGCACTGCTGGTCAAGATGAGTTGGCTTCGTTGGTTGCTCAGAGGTCACTTGAACATATTGAGAATTGTGATCTTCCAAGGCCACAGGCCAAGCATTTTAGGAAGGGGCCATCTGCTCATACAGAGCATTTCCACCATGATGAGAGTTTTGCTTCATCTTTAGATCAGACAGTTAATAAGGGATTCTCCAATCTAGAGAACCATGCATGGGAAAGTTCCACTACAGATTACTCACAGCAGAATTCGGACCAACATTGCAGGTAATGCTGTAGATTGTTACTTTATAGTCCTTTTTGTGGTTTCAGAATCAGCAGCACCATCATCAGTGCTTCTTTTAGGTAGTGTATTGATGCTTAAGCTATCCACTGTGTCTTACTTACTATACTTTTGACCATATGAAGTAATATATGATGGGGTGCTACCCAAATGGAAACCTCACATTTTCACATCAATTATTAGTAGTACAGACTACAGTGTACTCATCTAGATGATTCAAATTGTTTTAATAGAATTTAGGTATTGATAACCTTAATCTCATGACCATAATCAATGTGTAGTGGTGTAATCAAGTCATTTTTCAAATAGGattatcatttaatttaatctaagtatgtttttttttaatcatcaatcagaaggatgaaaatttattgcAAGGTCTTTGATTGTTACAAGGGTCCACCATTTTGCTGATGTTGTAGCGAGGATGTCCCCCCTCACAGAATGATGAGAATCCGCAAGTAAACACTATATAATAATTTCCAAATGAAATATGAAggatgtaatttatttattttgagctGAAGTTGAGGGAAAAGAGAGGGGGCGGGGGGGTAGTTTACTCTCACATGCAAAGCCACAATAGACTTGTTGTGATTTGATGTACAACCTTCTGTCATTTACATGCATATGCTTTCTTTAtctgtcaaaaaagaaaaaaaaaaagatcccaTTAGACTGTTATCTACATCTTTTAATGATAAATTGCTGACAACTAATACTGCAGAAATTCAAGTCCAAAGAATGTGTTTCCTATATTATGATTGCAAGATCCAACCCAACCAgtacaaatttttatgttttgttaagTTACCAAAtctcccaaaagcttaagttgtTAGGAAAATGGTGAATCTAATCATTTAGCCATACTTCTAACACTCCCCTTCCTTGTAGCCTAAACTACCCCTTAATATGTGGAGTCCAACGCAAATTAAGATGTTTGTTCTGATCCCATATTAAACAAATTCGAACTCAGAGAAGTGATGTGTACCTTTCGCCGGTCTGTGTTTAATCCCGATTATGTTGGTCACGGAGTAGTGCTGATCCTCAATCTCAATTCCTATGCGCTTACGGACAGTATCTATGTCTCTCTGTTCctgtctctctatttttctgTATCTGCCTCTCTGTATTTCCGTGTCTCAATACCTCTTGGACCTTTCACCGTATTTAATTTTGACCGGTAGTagttctctctatttctctgtATCTGCCTCTCTCTATTTCCGTCTCTCAATACCTCTTGCACCTTTAGGTTACCAGTGTCGGTTGCTCTAAGTTTGGCAAGGGATGGTGATGGTCGGCCATACGAACTCTGTCTCCTCTGTATCgcaagctcttttttttttttcctctctatatcgctttttgttttagttgcaaacctttttttattttattttaactggtttttttttaatttatttatttattttatatatatatatacacacacacacgcacaaagACTATCAAACGGTGTTAAAGTTGTGAAACAATATAATTTATCGCTTTTTAGTTGTGAACGTGGCTGAATTTTAGATGGGCATTTTTCCTATATGACAGCACCTCCTTAATTATAGGAAAAGGATTCTGCTATTATATACGGCTGAATCTAGTAgtcccacaaaaaaaagaaaaagaaaagggtggggggggggggggggttgttgaCAGTCACATTCCTGTGTTCTAATTCTCCCACCCCCAGCAAAAAAAAGGCTTTTTACATACAGCCTGTAGTTGTCCTTAATATAGTCAGAAATCTTCATTAGTTTGTTAAGTTATTAAGTTGCAAGAACATGAGTTTATGTTTCTTGACACCCATTATGTGGGCAAAATATTGGGATCCCTTCTAACACTTTTTTCAAGTGCTTTTTCTGGGCTATCTGTCCCAAGCAAACAGAGGGAATTGTACTAAACTATTTGATTTGACAATAGCCATAGCTTTTTTACGTTCCTTAACCAGTGGGAGCTTTCCccccttcttccttttctctcttttgtggGCAGTAGGATTTGAACCACTGCATCTGCCCCATGATGACAGCTACTTTTCACTGTGGGAGGTATTTGAATTATTATCCATGCCATCATGTGCTGTGcacctctcttttctttttgaattttttgcgTACTAAACTAAGCCTTCTACTGTCTCCAAGATCTTTCTTAATTGTCTATATGGCTCATCTTGAAGACGACCCCTACATAGTGTCCATTTGGATAACTTATTTTGGGCAGCTTACTTCTAAAAGTGGAGCCCATTTTAATAAGTGAGGTTATAATAAGTTGTACCTAgggaggagaaaaaagaaaaaagaaaagaaaaagaaagaaagaaagtgaggCTTTAAAAAGCTGTAACTAAATAAGCTGCCCAATAAGCTGTAACCAAGCAATCATTCTTGCAGCTCTCCTGgaacatataatttaatttactgttaatattatattattgtgaCCATGAGTTAATAAAACCAGTTAGATGATCTGAAGAAAGAGATAACTGATTGCtacaacaaaatttgttttatcCATCTCTCTGTTTTATCTACTGTGTGACAAATTCTTCATACTTTAAAGGGGTCATTAATTACACTTAAGTGACCCAAGTATCTGTATTATACTAAATTTCAGTCACAGTATATGTCCTGTGCCGTAAATCATGCTGGATTATTTGCCAAGTTTATGAATAtatcctttttttctttccaaattataatgaaCTCTCAGAAATTATATTGTTCCGACTGGTTTCCTTATTTCATAGGGATGTCTCAAAATCCCATAATTATGCCTGTGGTAAGGTTTTAAATGTTAATGCCATTACTTTCCCTAGTGTCATTGCCTTCTGTGTACCTTTTGTTACTTTACTCATGCTGTAAAAATTATTGTCATATTGAGTTCAATTTATCGATGAACAATGGTTCATATGTTTGCTCCAGCCACAGTATTGGTAATAGTACTACCAAGGTTGAGCCAGACGATGATCCTAGCAAGACAGAGTTGTTGGAGGCACTATGTCATTCTCAAACACGAGCAAGGGAAGCTGAGAAAGCAGCAGAGCAAGCCTATGCTGATAAGGAGCATGTTGTTGCACTCTTTTTCAAACAGGCATCACAGCTCTTTGCTTATAAACAGTGGTTCCAATTGCTGCAGTTGGAGAACCTGTGCCTCCAGCTTAAGAACAAAAACCAACCTATCTCTGGTCTTTTTCCGTCTGGCTTACCTTGGTTTCCACACAGGTTCAGACAGACAAAGAAGGATCATCACAAGGCTGGAAAGAGAAGGCATAGTAAACGAAGGAGTGAGATTAGAAAACGTGCTGTTGCTTTTGCAGTGGGGTTGGGTCTTGCCAGTGCTGGTTTGCTCCTTGGTTGGACCATGGGATGGTTGTTTCCATCTCTTTAAATTGATCCTTTATTATGGCTGTCAATAGCACTCGTGCCATTTGCTATCATGCTACAAACGGAACTTGCTCTTCATGATCATAATTGGGCCGCATGGGGATGCATGTTTCAGATTGGTGActtttgtttcaaaattctGTAAGTATTAATGCAGTTTGGATTTATTTGCTGTGTATATTAAGTACATTATTTGTACAAATCATGTGATTAgatataaatatgtatataattgagtaaaaaaaatttagattggATTAtctgtcttttatttattatttactatgCATTTCCCAAATGGTTTGTAAGCTACCTAATTTAAATATCTTAGTTTGAATGCAATTTCTTTGTCATCATCATGTTCATAATGTTCACTTACCCTGATGTTCTGTATAATATCTCTTGGCTGGATTTTGGAGTCAGTTAAAAGCTTGTTACAAGCTTAAGAGTCCAATTCAAGCTTTAGCAAGAGCTTGAATGCAATTCGCTTACATCATTGGCTATATTATTATGCTTACCAATTTTACAGATAATTCTTTGAGAGGTTATGAACTCTTGTAAAAACCATCTAGCTGGAGTTGGCTTGTTTGATTAGAAAACAAGCAAATTAGCTTATTTGGCAGCCAATCCCAGTTGCTTTTatccattttgttttttataattcaatagttgggggaGGGACATTCGAACTTTGAGGTACTAGTTGAGCTAAAAGCTAGCTCTTGGCATTCATTTATCACCATCTCTTTGCTTACGCAAATGGTGGGTGTGTTTCTCTTTAAAAATCTTTTATGCGCAACATAAGCAATGATAGACAGCCTTTCGGACCTTTACTGAAAGTTGTAATAAAATTCAATGGCGTGTATGCACTAGCTGTTGGCCTAGATAATAGACTTGTATATGTATCAAGTATGGATGTATTTTGTAAAGGACTTGTTTCACAACCACATTTAGTCACAGTTCCATACttaattgagaaatttttttttttttgaggacaAACTGACCTCAGTAGGGTTCAATGGCAGAGCTAGGAGCTAGGAATTTAGAAATTTGTGTTTTGggctgaataaaaaaataattaatgatttttttttttactatgtcCCTACTGTGTATATTAGTATAAAGAGTACTATAAAACAGTTTGAAATGTAAATTAAGTGCTTTATAACCTTAAtatgagtatttttttaaaaaatatgtttataaaaCTTGACAACTTGCGTAAATGTTGACAAAAAAATTGGATACATTTAacctgtttttaattttcaatattaGGCACTAGAAAAGTACAGAATAAAACAATAATACAAAAACTAAATAtcttaatttaaatttcaaattataaatctTAAGTACTGTAAATCTTTTCTGTATTCCTGTTATTAATTGAGAATATTGTTAGTATAATTGtgttcattaaaattttataatgtcCCAGTCCAACTAATTTAAGTAATTGGTTGTAATAAAGTTTATATTATCTTTAGCATCactcttaaataatagtatgaATTAATCAAAGTAATACAtcatattcttattatatcaataaaatatttctataaCTCAACAATTTACATTGTatgatttaatgatttttcCCATTCAAGACATATAATATAGTTCAAACTAATTTTCTAAATGTAAATAGAATCATGTGCAatcagataaaaataaaaattcatcaacaacAAAATAGGTATTAGACATGAGCCATATACAAACTTTCtgcaaattattttaaaatgaaatgataACATACCCACACTGTATGGGCCATACAGGACATTGGCTTGTTACAAAATTACAATACAAATGAAACAAGTGTAAGTGAAATCCTTGCTTCATAATAGAGTAACCATTGTTCATAACCAAAACATACATATAATtctggaagaagaaaaaagaaaaaatacatataattatTTATCAATACCCACACCAAATAAGATTCCTACAGAAAGAGAGTCTATCTAATGAAACATGCGGTTTGATAACctttttaaggttttggaagCAAAATAATAACACCAAAACATACGATCCTCAACCAAGTTGAAGCACTGTTGCCGCCAATGAGGATTAATGTAAAGAATACTCACTACACCCAAGAAGAAAACAGTGAAAGATACCAGAAAACTTGTAGAGAAGACTGGAAGATCTACTTCATACCATTTTCTGTCACTTGCCTTGGAGGAGTTTTGTGGTGATGGCGGTGACCCCTTTACCACGCTGCAGCTTTTCTTTAGTGGTGGACCACAAAGAAATGGATTTCCTTCATAGCTACTCTCGTTAAATGTTGCAAATTGTGCTTTCATGTCTGGAAGTTTACCTGATAAATTATTGTGAGCCACATTAAAAACTTCAAGAAAGGTCAAGTCAATCAATGCAGTAGGAATTTCTCCACTCAAATTGTTGTGCGAAAGGTCTAAGCTCTCCAATTGAGTCAAATTTGAGAATGTTCTAGGAATGGAACCTGTCAACTGATTGTAAGACAAGTTCATTGCATGAATTGAAGATAACTGTCCTAACTCCGATGGGATTTCACCTGTTAGCTTGTTGAATGACAAATCCAATCCAGACATGATATTAAGGATGGACCCCTTGTAAGAGTTAGACCTATATTTTGTAACAAAACCGATCTCAACTTGTGCACCAATACCCGGAAATGTCCTTTGAATTAAAACTTCCCAATTGAGAAGACGTTTATGCGTTggggaaaattcaaaattatgatTTATGGGCCCACGATACAAGTGAGGTGAATGGTCAAAATCTATAGCACCTAGCTTCCCAAAGGTTATGTTGCAAAAGCAATATGGTATTGTCCCAGAAAAAAAAGTTCCTAGAAAGATCCATTATGCCAATATCCTTCAACCGACATAACTGCCTCGGAATAATACCACTAAAATGGTTGCCACTCAACAAAAGTATATTTAAGCCAGAAGCTCTATCAATTTCATCAGGAATGCTACCAACAAACCTATTATCTTTAATGTCTAATGTCACGAGAGATGATGAATTAAAAACAGCTTTGGGTAATGTTCCTCTGAGTCTGTTCCCTCGCAAAAGTATGTGCCTTGCATCCTGTACATTGAAGCAAGAAGGAAATGATCCTGAAAGCAAGTTATGAGAAAGGTCTATTATATAGTAATCTAGTTTGCATGGAACCCGACCTTCAAAAAGGTTGTCACTCATGAAAAGAATGTATGGTCGTGTTTTCAAGGTACTGTTTCCTATCCATTCAGGAATCATACCCGACATGTAATTGTTGCTAATATCTATGGCCTTCGAGCTTATCAATGGTAGAGTACCATTGAAATGATTGTTGTTCAATTCTAAAGACTGTAGTCTGGATAGGTTGGCGAGCTTTGAGAAGATTTCACCATGAAAGTTGTTAGATAATCTTAAAGACTCCAAGGAGGTCTGATTGGCAAATGATTTCACTGGCAGCTCTccagaaaaattattgaaggaAAAATCCAATCGGTTCAAATTAGTCATGTGACCAATTGAGGATGGGAGATTACCTTCAATATGATTTCGGGACAAATTCAGGCATTCTAATTTTGGAACCATCTTTCCGATATTTTCTTGGAGTTCCCCATCTAAGTCATTATCTGAGACATCCAACCAAAAAAGATAGTTGAGATAATGG
This genomic interval carries:
- the LOC142619816 gene encoding uncharacterized protein LOC142619816 yields the protein MAASEARATRQQTANYRFAQEDSRRAPNFSCSPSSSSKSESDVSPDSAANGPDHPSPMRTPHKSYSDPPTNMRWWLNLQPNFGHPKDFTHEQLNALEAELEVLSSGFVYKTTKINEDHQTKEEVGNQTVKENNSFMEKPWDFSVSCLNNENNTVMGEVKDVLSNDSQKTLKKKDLGEFWYLDDKFMGLDSFNCLVHEQAKKLSSDLGSDWVGAEKTEIWWRTAGQDELASLVAQRSLEHIENCDLPRPQAKHFRKGPSAHTEHFHHDESFASSLDQTVNKGFSNLENHAWESSTTDYSQQNSDQHCSHSIGNSTTKVEPDDDPSKTELLEALCHSQTRAREAEKAAEQAYADKEHVVALFFKQASQLFAYKQWFQLLQLENLCLQLKNKNQPISGLFPSGLPWFPHRFRQTKKDHHKAGKRRHSKRRSEIRKRAVAFAVGLGLASAGLLLGWTMGWLFPSL